From the genome of Longispora fulva:
GCCCCTGCCACCCGGGTCAGGATCACCGTCGCCTCGTTCGGTCCGTCGAGTCTGAGCTGTTTGCGCAGGCTCTCCGGCTCGAGCGCCGAGCCGCGCTTCTTGATGGTCAGTCGGCCGACGCCGCGCTCCCTCAGCGTCGAGCGCAGCCGTTTGAGGCTGAAGGGCAACACCAGATCGATCCGGTACGCCCTGGCGAAGCGCGTCGCGCGCACCTCGTCGGCGTACAGGTACGCGATCGTCGGGTCGGCGATGTTCGCCCCGAGCGTGTCGGCGAGCTCGGCGACCAGGTGCGACCGGATCACGGCCCCGTCGGGGTCGTAGACGAACGCCCTGGTCGGCCCGACCTCTGCCTCGCGGGTGCCGCCCCCGGTCAGCTGCGCGGCCCCGCCGGGCGTCCCGTCGCCCCGGCCCGAGCTCCGTCCGGTGTCCCCGGGGAGCACCGTGGCCCGCCGGGGCACCTCCGCGAGCCGGTCGCACCACAGGGCGGCCTCCACCACCTCGCCGCCGACGCTGACCCACTCGGCCTCCGCGGTGCCCGGCAGCAGCGCGTGGTCGATCCCCGGCCCCAGCTTGATCACGGCCGGCCGCCGGGTCAGGCTCTCGATGAAGTCCCACGGCGGCGAGTACGACCGGGGGTCGAACACCCGCCGGTTGCCGGCCCGCCGCGCCGGGTCGCAGAACACCGCGTCGAAGGCGGTCAGGTCCACCGACTGGGCGTCGCGGTGCTCGACGGTCACGGGCAGCCCGGCGG
Proteins encoded in this window:
- a CDS encoding THUMP-like domain-containing protein, whose product is MSLTELRSPAGSALLTLAAGLVDGDQLKAVEALRATGAGAELAGEALTQATLRAKAVAKFGPDAGQMFFTRAGLEQATRLTVADRRAARLAAAGVRTIADLGCGIGADARAFARAGITVYAVEADPGTAEIAAANTAGLPVTVEHRDAQSVDLTAFDAVFCDPARRAGNRRVFDPRSYSPPWDFIESLTRRPAVIKLGPGIDHALLPGTAEAEWVSVGGEVVEAALWCDRLAEVPRRATVLPGDTGRSSGRGDGTPGGAAQLTGGGTREAEVGPTRAFVYDPDGAVIRSHLVAELADTLGANIADPTIAYLYADEVRATRFARAYRIDLVLPFSLKRLRSTLRERGVGRLTIKKRGSALEPESLRKQLRLDGPNEATVILTRVAGAPVTLLCQPADVS